The Bos taurus isolate L1 Dominette 01449 registration number 42190680 breed Hereford chromosome 18, ARS-UCD2.0, whole genome shotgun sequence nucleotide sequence TGATGAAATATATGGATGCATAGACAGATGATAGACCGAACATAcagatggaaaagcagagacagaggcagagaggggcTTCAGCCCCCTGGCATGAGACATCAGGGTGTCTTCAGTGGGCAAGGCTGTACCCTTAGGACTAGACACGGCCCCCCAGCCTGAGATGAGGCACTGGGTGCCTGGGGAGACGCAGGTCTGGCTGAGGTTGAGGGGTTGTACAGCAGGGCCTAGATGTGCCTTCCGGGGCAGACGAACCAACATGATGTCATTGTTGTGGTCCTGGGCAGTGAGGTCCTGGTTGAACCCAGGGTGAGGGAAGAAGTCTGTGGCCCGGAACAGCTGCTCCGGACCTTCCCATTTCCAGAGGTGGTGCTCCCCAAGGCGGACCCACAGATACCTGTTGGACAGGTGTCAGAGGTCaaggtgggagaaggtgaggtgtCTTCTCGGGCCTGATCCTCTTTATTCTGACCACCGGGATGCTGTGTGACTCGCAAGCCACACACCCTCTCTGGTCATCTGTCTGTGACCCACAGGGCTGCGTGACTTTAAGCAAGGCACACACCCTCTCTGGGCCCTGCTTCCCACTCCGTCCCTTTGCCTCGACCTTTGTAGCTCTCCGCCAAAGCTCACACCTCTTCCTCACCCCATGTCAAGTAAACCACCTTCCTCTCTGCCCCACCTGGAGCCGCAGTGGTGACCTGGGTCCCCTGGAACCATGGAGGCAGGCGAGGCCTCCGCCCACCACCCAACAACAGCCGCACAACCTGCACGCACAGGTCTGGTGGCTTCTGTGGGGAGTGGCGCTCTGTGttttcgtgtgtgtgtatgtggaaaGGGTGGGATATGGAAAATCCCCAAGCTAGGCTCATTTGTGGCCTCAGACTTTTCCTGTCTGCTAGATCCCTCATCTCTCAATGCACTTCTTCCTGAAATCTGGTCTCAAACCCTCTCCCTGCAGTGGCAGAACCCACTTGCTCTGCTCTGGGTTCATGCCCTGGACAGCCAGGGACCCTCAGGGTGTCTACATGTCCATCCCCCAACCCCTGACCTCTGACATTAGGGACCAGGCTAATGACTGAGAACTCAGGGTTTGAGGAACATAAGGTGTTAGTTCTGTCTTTTCCCTCTCTGTCACACTGTTGCCTTGGTTTCTGTGTCTGGGAAGTCAGTCCCAACCCCACCCCGCAGCCCCGACTTGTCCCtgctcctgaatctcctgcacctCCATGTTTCTGCTTCTCCCCTCTGTCTTTGGTACTGAAATGTGGCCCTTGTTCTCCTAGCCTGATGTACAGGCCTGAGCTAAAGAGGCTCCAGCATGGAGTGGTGTATGATGGGAAATTCTCACAGAGCAGCCTGGGTAGCCCCTATGCTTCCTTTCTAGAGGGAAAATATCCAACAGGAGTCATGGCCCCTTTCCCCAGATAATATAAAAAGGATTTCTGCATCAGGTAGATTCCAGAATTCTATTAGAATGCCCAGAATCTAAGATTCTAAAATTCTAAGGTTCTAATACCTTGGAAACCCACAATTTTAGTATTCTATGAGGCTCAAGCTCTAGTATCTTAAGAATTTGAGATTCTAATGTTTTTGATTTCCCTGAATCAAAAAGtccaagatttttaaattatctgaatTAAATCTAGGTCATAAAAACCTAGGGTTCTGATATTCTGGGATAGTAAAACTAGAATTTCATCATTATAGAAATCTAGAAATCTGTGATTTTTAGAAGTATAAGAATTTAGGTTTCAAATAATTTGAAACTCTAGAATTCTCTTGGTTAACACTTTGGGGATTTTAGAAATCTTGAATGATAGCATGCAGGAATAGTAAATCCACCAGATTCTAGACATGTATAAACATAagtttctagaattctcttggtTCAAGATTCTAGAATTCTACAAGCCACAGTATTCTAGGACACTGTAATTCAGACTATAAGCTTCCCTACTCAATGAACCTAGCTAGAATACTTTGAATCTTTGAATCTAAGATCGTAGGGTTGTGCTATTTGACACAGTGATTGAGCACTTAAATGCAACTAGTCCAAATGGAGATGCAACATACTTGTGAAATGCAAGCCTGGTTTCAAAGgcttagtattaaaaaaaaaaaaaagactaaactaTGTCATTCATAAGAATTTAaaattgattacatgttgaaataacATTTTGAGTATGGCAAGTTAaatctattattaaaattaattttactcttttttttttttttttctttttgcctttttggtgTGTCTGCTGGAAAACTTAAACTTTCCTACATGGTTAGGGTTCTATTTCCATTGGATAGTGCTGCTCTAGACTACTCAGATTCTACCTGTCCCTGAATCTACGTTTCTCCAATTCGGCAACATCACTAATGTTATTACTTACTTACATTAGTGTAAAATCTCCTGGATGCAAGATTTTAGGAATGTACAGCTCTGGATTTTTCCAGGTCAGAGTCTAGGCATCTAGGAGTCTGAGTGAGTGAAGATGATCAGTAATctcccactctgcaaccccatgaactatagaccaccaggttctctgtctatggaattctccaggcaagaatactggagtgggttgctttcccttctccaggggatcttcccgacccagggatcgaaccaggtctcctgctttgcaggcagattctttaccgtgtgagccaccagggaagctcatctaAGATTCAAAGTTTCAAAATCTACACCCTGAGGACCAGGTTCTTTAGCATGCTAGAATTTAGAGAGTCAGCTCTCTGTCATTCTAGGAGTTGAACTTTGGGGAACAGAAGTGGAGGCTTGGCCCTTCCTGCCCAtggctccctccctcctctaCAGAGGTCCGCAGCCCTCTCTCTCCTGACCTCCAGCCCCGTCCGGGTCACTCACCGTTTGCGGCAGTGGGCAGCTGTGAGCAGCCAGCGGTCACTGATAAGGGTCGCCCCACAGAAGAGGTGGGTGAGGTAGAACAGCCCAGCCTGCCAGGGCTGTGAGTTGGGGCGACATTCCTTGGCCCCGATGGCTCGGGTgtctgcccagccctgccctggggtggggatgggaggcagAAGGGTTATCGGAGAGCCAGGTGGGAGGGCTCGGGGACAGACTCTGGACAAAGGGCCTGATGGAAGGGTCCCGGGGGGGCCATGGAGGGGAGCATGATGGCGGGAACCTCACCTTCCAGGAGCgaaagcagagcacagaggaatCCCAGCCTCATGGCCTCTGGAGTGCCTGGATCTTCAAGCCTGTGCTCAGTGGCCCTGCTTCTTTATGGTAAGCCATGCTGTCTTCCTCCCTGGGGCCGCCCCATGATTAATCTGGGTTGGGACATGtcccagggaggagggggaagcCCAGGGGCCCTCACTGGGGGCCGTGAGGAGGCAGACTGCACCGGTAGACCCTTCGTCAGGATGAGCCAGGGGCCGGCAGCATCAGGGGTCTGGCGCAATGGGGGAGGAGCCCTGGGTGAGGCTGTCCTTCTCAGGTGGGCTTTCCAGAAAGGGCAGCCCTGATTCACCCTGACTTCGGGGTGGCAGCATCCGGTTACAGGATATTCTGtggcctggaggaggaagagagaaaggaggaaggtcCCTAAGGCAGAGTCCTAGCATGGAAGCAAGTTCATTTTGAATGAAGTTGCAGTGGGCTAGGACCAACGCACTGGGCAGGCTGGAGCGTTACCTAGCATGACCTCCCGGTAATCAGACTAGGAGTGGGAGAAAGAATCAGGACTCAGAGGGAAGAAGGCAAACCAGCCAGCAGGATGGGGGTGAGGtaggggaagagggagaaagaagaaaaaacaaaacagggagaCAAAGACACTGAAGGATGCAGgcgagaaaaagaaaaagagacagaaatgctGTCTGGCGTGGCAGAGACTACAAAGGGAGCTGCACACCCACAGAACCCTCCCTGCCATGGGGACTTGGACCCCTTCCCACGAGGATAAAGGCCTCTCCCAGGAGGTTGAGAAATATGATCCCATCTGGGTTAACCTACTCTTGTCATAACCTACTTCCGTTTTCACATCTCTACCACCCCAAGGATCCAGGTGCCCAGCCTGGTTGGTACAGCACTTTTCCCATTAATATCACCAGATCTTGGCTAAGTCCTGAGAacatggttttgtttcttttccaccCATCTCCATCTTTCCAGTGTCCTTCGTATCACCCCAtcttccctgcctctctccccatccctcctTCTCACCAGATGAGCTGTCCCTTGAGGGCCAAGCCCAGATCTGACTCATCTCTGTGTTCCTCGCATCACCCTGTTCAGGGGTGGGCTCATGGAGGCCTCAGGAGATGTTAATTGAGTGAGTGAATgtctttctccatatccttgttaGTAGTGAACTTCTACTCATCCTTCACAACCCAACCTAaatgccccctcctccaggaagtcttctctgATTCCTCTAGGCAGAGTACATCTTTTCCACACTGGGCACTTCCACCCTGGCCCTTTTACTTTCTGTTGCTGTAAGACTGATTATCAAGCTTGGTCTGGGCTCCCTTGAATGTGTATACTTCACCATGATGTAGTGGTTTGGAGCATGGACTCTGGAACTGGACCATTTGGGTCCAAACCTCAGTGCTGGTCATTATTAagtgtgtgatcttgggcaagtcactgaacCTCTCTCAGTTGCTCCATCTACTAAGCAGCAATAATAACTGGGGCTGTGGGAGGATTAACATGTATGGAGCACAGCAGTGGTAGGGATTCAATAAACATGCCTGTCTCCCTTCTACAGAGCCCTGCACTTCCATCATAATACAGATCATCCATGACTGCAGTTGCCTTATATCCTCTGCAGGCTGGGACGTCCTTGAGACCAGAGactgaatacctactatgtgctaagtGCCATAGTAACTGCTTTATAGAATATTTTGATAGCTAGCTTTTTTTGGACAATTTCTCTTTGCTGGCAGTTGGGTCAACATTTCACGTATGTTTTCTCACTACATTCTCACAAGAGTCTAACCAATCTCTCTTTCACAGTGGAAATAGCTGAGCTAGAGATAGCACTCAAG carries:
- the KLK9 gene encoding kallikrein-9 precursor, which gives rise to MRLGFLCALLSLLEGQGWADTRAIGAKECRPNSQPWQAGLFYLTHLFCGATLISDRWLLTAAHCRKRYLWVRLGEHHLWKWEGPEQLFRATDFFPHPGFNQDLTAQDHNNDIMLVRLPRKAHLGPAVQPLNLSQTCVSPGTQCLISGWGAVSSPKVEYPLTLQCANISILEPRLCRRAYPGHISDSMLCAGLWEGGRGSCQGDSGGPLVCNGTLAGVVSGGSEPCSRPRRPAVYTSVCHYLDWIQETMEDN